cttacttgaTCTTTCTGacacttttttctttctacttGTCCCAATAATCCTTCCCCCTCACTCTCTAATTCTTTCAATGTAACTGTCTTCTTCTTCACTTTGCTTTTTTATTGCCTAATGAAATAACCTTCAGATTTTTATATTCTGACTGACATCCAGAAAGCTTAGTTTTTATAAATTTGACTTTCATCAATTCATTCTAAAAGTAGATTGTGATgaagtgaataaaataaaaatgttacttGACATAGCATAACAAACAAAGCAAAGCTTAAGttgttgatttttattttatgtgagaATTGTCTACTGTGTGGACCTATTCATAAAATGTATTGCTCTTCTGTTACTTAGTATTGAAACACCTTCAaatcacatagatctagatttaatgtATTCTGAATAGTGTTTTCTTGTCTTATAAAGTACTGACACTTAAAAGGGAAAAACGTGTttatctagatcaggggttctcaacctgtgggtcacgacccccttaggggtcgattgacgatttgctaggggtcgccaaagaccatcgaaaatatggattgttattgtctattcttctattgctgtatgtggggggggggggggggggttgcggcagagtgggggattgtaaaaagggtcaccgagcataaaaggttgagaaccgctgatctagatctTCAACTACTCCTTAATCTGTTGGGTACTTGAAAGTATAGGTTTATAAATAATCCACTTACACCTCAGTAATGAAATGACCTAAATAAAtggtgaataaaataaatagaaatgtaagatcttaaccaacagacctggactAGTGGTAGATTAGGACATCCCTGGACTATCTGATGTCGTTAAAATAGTCTAATAAAAGCATTAAtcaatataaaacccaaaaagaaaattttgacTAATTGCTGTTGATTGTATAattacttaatcctgtgcactcccaggggagcatagggcctcAAGATTAATTGTATAATAAAAATATCGAAAACAACAAAAGATGCTTACATTGTAAATCTGATATTGTAActtaattttcataaaaagtaaacatattatctatctatctaccaataaatatatatatataaatatatatattataaagtagaatgtgtggagtatgtatgtatgtatgttacttatagacatcaaaaccgcttgaccaatcttgataaaactaggcaggaatgttccttgggtaccaacttagaccgtagtgtatgtattgtagccctaaaacaaacttaagaccctcaaaaaaaaataaagttgtccgactctattacagctatagtattttatggatctaggccatgtctacaatgttgacatgagaaaagatagaaaggatttagacctagatctaattttaagaaatacactttgcgcagatagttttttactttgacacatgaaaatacaaaagaagatccattgatttcattatataataaaattaaccttcaattttgtgtttcaaaagcattttttacattaattagttccttatatctgtgattacagatttcctgacgaacattctttcattagacaattccgtaatgaatcgcgtactaaaaattaattcgtttaattgtttactttataatcccatccctagatctaaaactctaattcaactctaagatgataaaacttctcttcgaacagatagttttatactttaacacataaacatattaattaaagtccattcatttcatattttgatcaattaaacattcaaatttggttttctaaagctacattcgtttacgaaagctgcgaagccgagttgagataggcctagatctatattcattcatgaatcgcgtactaaacattatttcgtttaattattcactttataatcccattcatttaacaaagctatcgctcttttcctttataatagataagaatgtatcgacttccttcgggtaaacccattttctcaaaactaattttattttcgtagcgaaacagaaataacgtgaaaggatcattagctacgtttaacatacatctaaatccaatccactagattatccaaaagcattttttacataaattagttcctgatatctacagatttcctggcgaacattctttcattagacattacctaatggttacacattaacacatctctcttctgaggtctgagtctatccctaggcctaggtctaaaactcttactgaactctaagatgataaaacttcttttcgcaaacatagttttatgctttaacacataaacatactaattagtgtccattcatttgatattttaatcaaattaacattcaaatttgtttttctaaagcatttctaatacattcgttcgctaaagctgcgtagccgtgttgagataggcctatattcattcatgaaaaaaagttcacgcatgcgcagcacagaactctaaattagtgtagatttagatctacgtctacctcaagatctactttatacacatgaacatacaaaatttagtatattcatctcaaattttaatcaaatatatgtaggccttcaagcaaatgttttaatttgaaaaaaaaaatggatttaattaagcctattagctattttgatttgatagcttcattcacactatttttacattgacacaatcgctttacttattacattattatttcgtttaattgtttacaaaacactctcagtgactatatcaacagtaatgcgcaaataaagacccgcgggtcgcgggtaacatatgtctagtatatatatatatatatatatataggactaaacatttctttataaatgcaacTACGTCATAATATCATATATCGTATTGCTTAGATtaccgtatttaaaaaaaaaaaaagaaacaaagcatTAGAGCCTATAATaagacatttttataaatcaaagaaaagcatgaagctaaaatgcTATTTGACCTTGGTTAGCTCAATATTACATATTCTGTGCCAGACGTCAACaatggcttttctttggacCTAAAATGTACAATGGCAATggttttatctagatctaaatcagatgtggaaaaatatgcttttagagcatgggatgggttgcctgaaaaCCAACGACTTCGCAGAGTTGAAAtctttaacatgcatgactggacGTGATTATCTAATTCTAAGAataaacgtctgtaatttataagataagaagataatatgGTTTTAATTACAAGTTAATTTGCGAAAAGCACTTAGCACATTCGTTAAAAgcgatatatttttttagacaagactctagatctaataggaaaggcccatcagcgaaatggcatataaagcgaacacctccccgtaatttttatccattcttatttatttcaaaagtaactgcagaactaataaaatggtattacaaagactccatttttctacatttcccacatattcactttcgttttcACTCATACAATAAagcatagctgaaggtcaaagttgacatgtatggaaatttcattctcaaaacgtttccggataaacgagaagaggtccgaacttaaggaaatcggccgaaaaaaaattgcatattatgcttctaaattgatgaggaaatagttagctagaatagctaaggctattcattacgttgaaaaaaaaatattatggggtgttcgctcaaaatgacctttttaactgaaaacctattcagcgaaacccctattataagcttaaaaagccattaataataatttagttactgatttaatctatttttctttttgtcttatccattgttattgtttgtaaactgaaatattaaaataataggcctatttttaaccttaacccaatgtcttcgatttcgaagattaaggatgagtgcatgaCTACGCGTTTCACATTACTACGCCCAGTTGAGACCAGCATatatattttcccgcattttctttccgtctaaaatgtttgactcgcagctctccaacagtctctcaggggtcatatgctggcagttactttcctctatgccagtgagggtgaaatgacgcttcagttgatcttaacagcgcttatacgggggaggggggggacctctgttttgccgtcctcctttttttaaactggctggttaacctcttgttatATGTATAGTATTATCTACCTGCTTCGCATTCCTAAATAAGAAAAAGCAGTGTGCTTTGGTGCAAATTTAATCACAAGACTGTGGAATGATTCCAGAGCAGCTGTTTGGTGTATTGGAGATagttttttaatatctttttctAATTTGCAATGGTCCAATATTTTGCACACACTTTCATAATCATCAGTTCCTGTAAAACatttatgtagaaaaaaaaatgtcaaaatatttcaaGATCATCCTTTTGTTGGtgagaaaacattttaacttaTCTTGGGAAACCTGTTTAACTTTAATTTAATATAGCGGCTCAAGAAAATACTCACCAGGCTCAAACCAATCTTTGTTTTCTGTATTGTACTCACTGCCATGTAAACATGAGGGAAACAGCAAATTTGGGTGACCTGTATGCTGATTGACCAAGTGATTTAAAATGCTTTGCCATTTGGCAAGCATTAAGTCACCATTACCATCTGCAGTTGAAACAGCACACCAATACAAATGGTTGATGATTGATTTTTTCCAGCTGTTTACTAGCTCTCCCCCTTGTTTTAAACTTATGtggtccaatttttttttaagccctacaaaaaatatagatacatttttaacaaactgtaatgtattttaaacaatgtacagcacttatttaaaatatgaaagtTAAATTTTGGCACAACATACCTTTAGCAACATGCCAAATGTCATAAAAGTGCCTTATGTAGTTCTTTTCGGTTCGTATGAATTTTGAAACCGATGTGTGACGATCTGTTGTTAAGGATTTAATAATCAGTCCATTCTCTTCAAGGAAACATAGAGATCTTTTCAACCCTTCCAATTCGCATGCATTGCTATTGGCAACTTCAGtactcttgaaaaaaaaaaaggttaaattaaaaattattttttttttagtttttctttcttagtcataaaatgccaaaaaaaaagtcttacctGTACAATTTGAATATCCAGAACCTTGTTAATTTGGCATTCCAAGACAGAATATGCACCATATTTTGCACTATGTCCAGGAGAGTCGCTGCGCCCATCTCCTGCAAGGTTAAGATTCAAGTTTGCTATTTTTACGTGATTGATGATGTCCTGCTGTTCTtttgaaaaaacattttctactGTGGCATGCAGATAGTCTTTCtggtgtttaaaaaatgttgattcCGAAATTCTTGCAAGATTCAGAGCATCCAAAAATTGCATTGTCTGACCTACTAAGCAACCTGTAAATAGTGTAGCAGCAGACAGCAATAAGTTCCCTACAGGCGTCTGATGAATTTTTGGTTGACTGCTCCATTCTCGATGGTAGCCACACTCAGAACAGAGTTGAGATATGTTTACACAGGTGCCATTTTCTAGAAAAATTGCTTTCACCACACACCCACAAGATGAACAAGATGTGAATAGTTTTTCTAAAGCCGATTTGAAAACCATGTATTTCCTCTCATGCTGGAGGGCTATTTCATTTGGTGGATGTGGCGCATCATAAGGCATACTGCAATAAAAGAACATATTAAGAAGTCAGTGCCAATAAAGAtcttacaatatttattttataaatcaagTACCGTACATAAGAATTGTTTATTGATACCTGATATTGAATGAGGTATCTATGCTATTCCTTATAGATGGTTCATAGCAATCAGAATTATATTCACAGCTATAGCCTGAATGTAGGGGTGATGATGCCTGGACAGGATATGGAATGTCCATAGCTACATCTGTCTGGGTACCAGTATCTTTCATGACTGTCATACAACATTGTGTATCTAAACAAATATTGagagtaaaatttaaaaacaattataataTAAGCAATGGATTTAAATCAAGTCTATAATTCTTTAAGgtgacaaaatgaaaaaaacttacatttacTTCTTTTAAGCAATTGTATATTGCACTGCACTTTTTTGTTTCCAGTTTCCAATGTGTCTGTCTGTATTGATGTACCAGTACACAATGGTAGTTCCACTTGATCAGCCACAGTAGCTACCTCTGAGACACTAGTTAAATCACTCTCAGTAGGCTCAGGTACAAGTACTCCAGTTGCATTATCGTTGATTTGACTTTCCAATcgctgaaataattttttattaaaatgactcggacgtaaaaaaaaaaaaaaaaattggcaagATTCCAACACAAGTTCTAGAAAGACTACAatttaaaattaagtttttcCTTTTATCTAATCTCTAcacctagatatctagatttgaTGTGCACATGCACCATAAATTTCATTGTCTAAGTGAACCAGTCCAGATCCtatttctatttcatctttgattatagatctatctaggagCTAGGCTTCAGCCAAGGCTTGGACATACCTGTTTATTATTTCATAATCTAGATGTAATTTACTAATTGACATTCTTATCTAGTACATTCTAATAAGTCTAGAGAATAACTAATAATAATTACCTTCAGTGCATTACGTTTCACTAATGccttagattttctttttgagcCAGAATgtgtctcagtagtatcattaattgaattctttggcctggaaatccaatgtattgttacgaatctcactatccaggctctctgcaaactgcaccatacaccaccaacttatagaacttgacaagtcagggctccaagataacgtaaaggtttaatgtccataaataacagccaatactgtacaattggcagcacgtagaacagtacaaatagctctgcgataacaaatatcagtccgccgtatcaagtcttgcactggcctctccgtctcgttccgggcttgcactgggttcaacagttcgggactgacttcacacacttgggctcgttgtgtcggactcgatcacagaccaagatcaagacgccgttcgtctcaactgtacttgacagtactccgcactgaaccgtcgtaatgctctgtacagaaccacaccgttgaactgtgctgtagtcgaccgtgctctgaactcctgtcgtgaacccgctttctgaaccttcctgactgcgacacctccgctctttatatagggtccctactggccttctcgaaccggacagaacgccgctcgacgtttctaggtggtcagatgactacaactctcgtgacgcccctgagctctgttcacgtcggcgatccttcccgaactctcttgtcgatactcgtctcggccgatcgtcgtaactcgtcacggttgaccgctcgtctagcgctggcctggggcgatttgcgtcggctgactacactcacaccactacccccatctgtgccaccaccaggtttataacactgccccctccttagatctgtccgtcccggacataatcaacatcatgacattggctgtaaagtttcatcgctgcaggcgggggtcgatcagtggcagttggcttgcctcttgagcttgatggagccatccatgttgcagtcagcaatggtcgcttccttcttctcctccaattggccttcacctggttgcatggacgtcttgctttcatcgccatccacgttgaattcagaaaacgtttccttcttctcctccagttagccttcatctggttgcatcgatgtcgttgtcgcatcgtcatccatgttgcactcaacaaaagtagccttcttcttctccgccagttggtcttcatgtggctgcagttatttcttggtagaatcaccatgcacattggactacgcaaacgccgccttcttcttttcctccagttgattgtcctcttgttgcagtgacgttgtggttgcatcgctctcttgtcggtcggtaccgaggacagccacttgacacatggagaggtataggatgtaagggctggggataccaagatcgttggcaaaagaggtggcttcatagggctttgcgaagaaggactgggatgggcttcaaatccacagggcgGGGAATTGTggtacaggtcatcatcttcagccttgtcaggagggcatgctcgtggggcaggttggtagcactcctcgtgcaaaggtccctcgtcttcggcgtcaggctccattcggctttcttctccaccatcaggacctcccTCTCTTGTCTCAGTATAGGGCCAATCgtctgttggtttcagaccttgtcgatgactttcgtcgtgcaaatgtccatcaacttcaacgtcaggcttccttggattctcttgaccaccatcaggacttccCTCTTCAGtattggcagctggaccaacgtctgttggATGCAGatctggctggtatctctcgacttgcatatgtctctcaacggcttcgtcaggtttcaatgggttctcatgatctccaccagggcttctctcgctgaGCTTAGCATCTGGACGAACGTCTGTAGGGTCCAAACCTCGCTGGTAGCTTTCATCATGTAAACGTCCCtcagcaacaggcttgtaggcagaatcagcgttctcttgatctgtttggctgtTTGAGGCGCTCATATCAGGAAAAGCTTCAGCACAAGATTCGTTCGAACTATGGGCAGCTTCCAttgtctcttcatctgtctctttcggctccacaggtctgtactccctgttttcagattgacaggcagcaccacattcatcagcattgccgttgtcactgcatatttcttcaaagctttgggtgggtagtagttcattgtttaacgatggcgcagctcctttatctttcAAGTCTCTTTGGTCGTGCAGGGTTTCTTCCACCTCGTCCATCGTTTTGACCACGGGGCTCGTTACTTCTTTCACTGAGGTACCCATCTCTTTAAACTCTCTACAGATGTCCTCGGTGTACTTCTTCAGTGTCACACTCATAGCCCGAATGAACTCTCCAAAATCTGGTGCGACTTCAAACAGATACGTgtctggatcttcctcttcttcaactatacattctcggaggcgtgcttgtaaggtttctttatttCCGCTCGTTTTCAGATCTCGAtcacggagttcttccttcagttctctaaattcaagttcgtacagccgtttcagacgagccatagtagatccgatccaatccgattccgatccgatcccacttctgacaccagttgttacgaatctcactatccaggctctctgcaaactgcaccatacaccaccaacttatagaacttgacaagtcagggctccaagataacgtaaaggtttaatgtccataaataacagccaatactgtacaattggcagcacgtagaacagtacaaatagctctgcgataacaaatatcagtccgccgtatcaagtcttgcactggcctctccgtctcgttccgggcttgcactgggttcaacagttcgggactgacttcacacacttgggctcgttgtgtcggactcgatcacagaccaagatcaagacgccgttcgtctcaactgtacttgacagtactccgcactgaaccgtcgtaatgctctgtacagaaccacaccgttgaactgtgctgtagtcgaccgtgctctgaactcctgtcgtgaacccgctttctgaaccttcctgactgcgacacctccgctctttatatagggtccctactggccttctcgaaccggacagaacgccgctcgacgtttctaggtggtcagatgactacaactctcgtgacgcccctgagctctgttcacgtcggcgatccttcccgaactctcttgtcgatactcgtctcggccgatcgtcgtaactcgtcacggttgaccgctcgtctagcgctggcctggggcgatttgcgtcggctgactacactcacaccactacccccatctgtgccaccaccaggtttataacagtattgttggtactgcagCTGGTATTAGcttcatgttttttttcaaatcccatttccacagcaatgaagttgctgaaacagcttctctcaaaatggtttgagcataaataggaattagctaatgcctttgtaaaatatttgctcttcagaCGAATAAATTTttcccattttccctttaaaacttcatctcttggaaacaaatgaaaagagacacgAATTTCTGTgtcagcatacttgctgattttatctttgtgattggaactactgcaacaagctgaagatgtaaacatagagttgaagctaggtgctgaaacaaatgatacatacatatattaaacataaatgaataacagcaccagggaccaagtttttaagagagaaagtagtgaattaaaatgctacgaaaataagggcacgcgccgaccgaggctcgaacctgtgacactggattcgacaccaccgcctagcgataacgcaccaagcgaaactagcctctagagtcctagaccatcggaatgtccaaaaaaaaacattcttctgatccagagtcatttcgcccgtatgcaaattaccaccccagtggtcaaaggtcacaagctccagctagcccctcccccaccctcgcagcatccgcagcataatatatgtatgtaacaagctgaagaacagtatttcattttcttcaagtagaaatagaggtttagatctagaatattatttaattatttataaacaatgaccgattataaatcaacgtgg
The DNA window shown above is from Biomphalaria glabrata chromosome 5, xgBioGlab47.1, whole genome shotgun sequence and carries:
- the LOC129926168 gene encoding uncharacterized protein LOC129926168 → MTVMKDTGTQTDVAMDIPYPVQASSPLHSGYSCEYNSDCYEPSIRNSIDTSFNISMPYDAPHPPNEIALQHERKYMVFKSALEKLFTSCSSCGCVVKAIFLENGTCVNISQLCSECGYHREWSSQPKIHQTPVGNLLLSAATLFTGCLVGQTMQFLDALNLARISESTFFKHQKDYLHATVENVFSKEQQDIINHVKIANLNLNLAGDGRSDSPGHSAKYGAYSVLECQINKVLDIQIVQSTEVANSNACELEGLKRSLCFLEENGLIIKSLTTDRHTSVSKFIRTEKNYIRHFYDIWHVAKGLKKKLDHISLKQGGELVNSWKKSIINHLYWCAVSTADGNGDLMLAKWQSILNHLVNQHTGHPNLLFPSCLHGSEYNTENKDWFEPGTDDYESVCKILDHCKLEKDIKKLSPIHQTAALESFHSLVIKFAPKHTAFSYLGMRSR